A window of Micromonospora sp. WMMC415 genomic DNA:
ACCGTCCGGACCGGCAATGATCACCACCGTCGTCCGTTCGGCGGATACCCGCGTCCGCCATCCGGTCGCCATCCGGGCCGTGGACGGCCGCCAGGCGGCAACCCGGGAGGGGTACGGAGGAATGCATCACGATGGCGGGTACGTTCCCCCAACCGGGTGCCGTCCGCGAGCGGCCACCCGTACGCACGTCCCAGGGAGGTCCGCACCGGTGCTCGACCCACACGAGCTCTACGAACTCGCCGACGATCTGCCCGACCTCGGTCAGCCGGTCCTGATCCAGGCGCTGTCCGGCTTCGTCGACGCCGGCAACGCCACCCGGCTCGCCCGCGAGCAACTGCTCACGTCGCTCGACGCGCGGCCGATCGCCCGGTTCGACCTGGACCAGCTCTTCGACTACCGCTCACGCCGGCCGGTGATGACCTTCGTCGAGGACCACTGGGAGTCGTACGACGCGCCGGCGCTGGAGCTGCACCTGCTCCACGACGACGACGAGACCCCGTTCCTGCTGCTCACCGGCCCCGAGCCGGACCTGCAGTGGGAGCGGTTCGTGGCCGCCGTGGCCGGGCTCGCCGCGCGGCTGGACGTCCGGCTGACGGTCGGCCTGAACGCCATTCCGATGGCGGTCCCCCACACCCGCCCCACCGGTGTCACCGCGCACGCCACCCGGCGCAACCTCATCGCCGGCTACGAGCCGTGGCTCCAACGGGTGCAGGTGCCGGGCAGCGTGGGCCACCTGCTGGAGTACCGGCTCGGCGAGCAGGGCCGCGACGCGCTCGGCTTCGCCGCGCACGTGCCGCACTACGTGGCCCAGACCGAGTACCCGGCGGCCGCCGAGGTGCTCCTCGCCTCGGTCTCCCGCAGCACCGGGCTGCTCCTGCCCCGCGACGGCCTGCGGGCCGCCGCCGAGGTGGTCCGGGTCGAGATCGACCGGCAGGTCGCCCAGACCGAGGACGCCGCCGCGCTGGTCCGGGCCCTCGAGGAGCAGTACGACGCGTTCGCCCGCGGTCGCGGCGAGAAGAACCTGCTCGCCCCCGAGCCCGGCTCCCTGCCGACCGCCGACGAGCTCGGCGCCGAACTGGAACGCTTCCTGGCCGAGCAGTCCCGCCCCAACGACGGCCCCGGCAGCTGAAGTGCAAGGAAGGGCCCCTTCTTAACGCCTGGCGTATAGGAAGGGCCCCTTCTTAACGCCCACCGCCGCCGGCCCGCCGCCCGGCCGCTCACACGCCCCGGCCCGCCGCCCGGCCGCTCACGCGCCCCGGCCCCGCGACACGCGCCCGGCCGGGCGGCGGGCCGGCGGCGGATCAGGCAGGCTGGAGGCATGCGCCTGGCGACGTGGAACGTCAACTCCGTGAAGGCCCGCCTGCCCCGCCTGCTCGACTGGCTGGCCGGCACGAAGCCCGACGTCGTCTGCCTTCAGGAGACGAAGTGCCCGGACGGGGCGTTCCCGGTGGCCGAGGTCGGCGACCTGGGCTACACGGCGGCCAGCCACAGCGACGGCCGGTGGAACGGTGTCGCCATCCTGTCCCGGGTCGGCCTGGCCGACGTGACCGTCGGGTTCCCCGGCGAGCCCGGCTTCCCCGACCCGGAGGCCCGTGCCCTCTCCGCCACCTGCGACGGGCTGCGGGTCTGGTCGGTGTACGTCCCCAACGGCCGCACGCCGGAGGACCCGCATTACGCGTACAAGCTGGCCTGGCTCGCGGCCCTGCGGGACGCGCTCGAGGTCGAGCTGACCGGGGCGCTGCCGGTGGCGGTCTGCGGTGACTACAACGTCGCCCCCACCGACGCGGACGTGTGGGACCCGGCGCTGTTCACCCACTCCACCCACGTCACGCCGGCCGAGCGGGCCGCCCTGGCGGCCCTGCGGGACCTGGGCCTCTCGGACGTGGTGCCGACCCCGATGAAGGGCCCCCACCCGTTCACGTACTGGGACTACCGGGCCGGGATGTTCCACCAGAACAAGGGCATGCGGATCGACCTGGTGTACGCCTCGGCGCCGTTCGCGCGCGCGGTCCGCTCGGCGTATGTGGACCGGGAGGCCCGCAAGGGCAAGGGCCCCTCCGACCACGCCCCGATCGTCGTCGACGCCGACCTGGTCCCGGCCGTCGAGTCGTTCTGACCCGTCCGGCCGAACGGCACGCGCGCGTCGTCGAACGTCGGGTTCCGCACTGCGGCCCGCCCGGGCGACCGGCACCCGCGCCGACGTCCAAGGCGGCCCGGCCGCACGCCGTGACCAGGGCCTGTCCTGCCGGTCATGTCGAGCCGAGGCGAGGTCCAGGCGGCGATCCGGCAAGGCGGAGATTCGTCCGGATACCGGTGTTGTATCCGGACGAATCTTTCAACGCCGCCGGGCGTCGCCTGGATCCGCCGCAGGCCGGCTGATGATCGGCAGGACAGGCCCTAGGGTGGGAGCCATGGCAGTCGTGAAGATCAACGCAATCGACGTCCCGCCGGGAGCCGGCGAGGAGCTGGAGAAGCGTTTCGCCGCCCGGGCCGGTGCGGTGGAGAACTCCCCGGGCTTCCTCGGCTTCGAGCTGCTGCGCCCGGTGGCCGGCGAGAACCGGTACTTCGTCTACACGCGCTGGGAGAGCGAGGAGGCGTACCAGGCCTGGGCCGCCGGCCCCTCCCGCGCCGCCCACGCCACGCCCCCGGGTGAGCAGCCCCGCAAGCCGGTCGCCTCCGGCGCCACCCTGCTGGAGTTCGAGGTGGTCCAGTCCGTCCCACCCCGGGCCTGACCCAGCTCCCACCCCGCCGCCACGTTGATCATGAGGTTAGCGGGTGGTTTTGCCCGATTCTCATCCGTCAACCTCATGATCAACCGGGCGGGTCACCGGACAGGTCACCGGGCAGGTCACCGGGCAGGTCACCGGGCAGGTCACCAGGCGGGCCACCGGGCGGGTCACGGGGTGCGGGAGGAGACCAGGGTGGCGAAGGCGATGACGTTGTCGGCGTAGCCGGTGCGGCCACCGACCCAGTCGCCGCCGCAGGTGATCAGGCGCAGGCCGGGCGTCCCCTCGTCGTTGTAGACCCGTTCGGCGGGGAGCTGGTCCTTCGGAAAGTGCTCCACCGAGTCCACCCGGAACAGCACCACCGAGTCGTCGGCGCGGGTCACCTCGATCGTGTCCCCGGCGCGCAGCTTGTGCAGGTCGTGGAAGACCGACGGGCCGCGTTTGGTGTCCACGTGGCCGACGATGACCGCCCAGCCCGGCTCCCCCGGGGTCGGGCCGCGGTCGTACCAGCCGGTCTCCTCGGCGCGTTCCAACGGCGGTACGGCGATCGAGCCGTCCCGGGCCTGGCCCACCGGCTCGACCGGGGCCGAGACCTCGATGGCGGGTACGGCCAGGCGGACGGGGCGGCTCGCACCCAGGCCACCCCGCTCGCCACGGGCCGGCCGGTCGGCGTTGGCCGTGGTGGCCCAGTCCAGCGGCCCCACGGTGCGCCCGAGCCCGGCGCCGGTCGCGAAGACCCCGACGAGCACCAGCACGACGGCCAGCGGAACCGACCACGGCGACCGGCGGCCCGTACGGGCGGCCGGCCGGGAGGCGGAGGAGGATGCCATGGTCGTGGTCAGCGTCGGGCGGCGCCACGCGGCCGACGGGTGGACACCAACCACACGACCAGGCCGGTCACCGTCAGGGCGACCCCACCCGGCAGCAGCAGCCCGCCCGCCGCGTCACCGGCCGCGCCGCCGAACCCGGTGGCCGGGCCGCGACTGGGCCGGACCGACCTCACGACCTGGAGCATCGTCGACGCGCTCTCGCCGTCCCGGCACTCCAGCTTGACCCGGTAGTTTCCCGGCAGCGTGCGTTCCCGCACCATCGGCGTCGCCGTCAGCAACCCGTGCTGCGGCTGCACCTGGACCCGCCCGAACGCGTCGGACCACACCACCGCCGGTATCGAGTTGTCCCGGCAGCTCGCCCGGATGCCGACCAGGAAGCCGGGCTGGACGGTGCTCGGGCTCACCTCGACGAAGACGGTCGGCGGCTGGGGCTGCGGCGCACCCGAGGGCGCGGGCGCGGCGACCGCAACGGCCCCCACCGGACGGGCGGCCGGCGCGGCGGTGAGCGGACGGCCGTCGGGCAGCGCACCACGGGCGAGGCCGGCGGCCCGCGGCGGGGCGGCCGTGGCGGGCGTAACGGCGAACAGCGGGGCAGCGGCCGCGGCGAGCAGCGGCCCGACGATCGCAGCCGCGATCGAGAGCGCGAGGCCACCGCGGGTCACCGTCACCACAACCCCCTCCCGGCGCAGCGGCCGGGCACCACAGACGCCCGGTCTGCCGTACGGGTGGATCCTCTCATCCCCCGTCGTACATCACATCCGGTGCGGCGCGGTCCTCGCGTACGCTCGGATCGCTGTGACCGCCACCGACTTTCCCGCCACCGCCGCCGCGCGGAGCGTCCGCACCTTCCACCCGCGTCGCGGCCGGATGACCGCCCGCCAGACCGCGGCGCTGGAGCGGCTCTGGCCGGTCCACGGCCTGGCCGTCCCGGACGTGCCCGGCACTCCGGTGGACCCGGCCCACCTGTTCCCCCGGCGGGCCCCGCTGGTGCTGGAGATCGGTTCCGGGATGGGCGACACCACCGCGGCGATGGCCGCCGCCGACCCGGATCGAGACTATCTGGCGGTCGAGGTGCACACGCCCGGAATCGCCAACCTCCTCGACCTGGTGGAACGGCACGGGCTGGGCAACGTCCGGGTGGCCCGGGGCGATGCGTTGGACCTGGTCAGCGGCCTGCCCGACGCGTCGCTGGACGCGGTGCACGTCTTCTTCCCGGACCCGTGGCCGAAGTCGCGGCACCACAAGCGGCGGATCATCCAGCCGGCCCACGTGGCGCTGCTCCGCTCCCGGCTCGTCGCCGGCGGGACGCTGCACTGCGCGACGGACTGGGCCGAGTACGCCGAGGCGATGCGGGAGACGCTGGACGCCGACCCGGGGCTGGCGAACACCCACGACGGGTTCGCCCCGCGCCCCGCGCACCGGCCGGTGACGAAGTTCGAACGCCGCGCCCTGACCGCCGGCCGCCCCATCGCCGACCTGATCTACCGCCGCCGGTGAAAGGAAGGGCCCCTTCTTAACGCCTGGCGAGGTGGAAGGGCCCCCTGTTAACACTCGGCTGGCCCCGGTTGGCGCGCGACGCCATGATCCAGGCACCATGGACGCGCCATGACACTCACCGCCGCGCTGCCGGCCAGCGCCGACCCCGACACCCTCTACGACGCGTTCGCCGGCTGGGCGAAGGAGCGCGGCCTCGACCTCTACCCCCACCAGGAGGAGGCGGTCATCGAGATCGTCTCCGGCGCTAACGTGATCATGAACACGCCGACCGGCTCCGGGAAGAGCCTGGTCGCGATCGCGGCGCACTTCGCCGCCCTGGCCGACGACCGGACGACCTTCTACACCGCCCCGATCAAGGCCCTGGTGTCGGAGAAGTTCTTCGCCCTCTGCGAGGTGTTCGGCGCCGACAACGTCGGCATGCTCACCGGCGACGCCAGCGTCAACCCGGACGCCCCGGTGATCTGCTGCACGGCGGAGATCCTGGCCAACCTGGCGCTGCGCGAGGGCACCCGCGCCGACGTCGGCCAGGTGATCATGGACGAGTTCCACTTCTACAGCGAGCCGGACCGCGGCTGGGCGTGGCAGGTGCCGCTGATCGAGCTGCCGCAGGCGCAGTTCGTGCTGATGTCCGCGACGCTCGGCGACACCACCCGATTCGTCGACGACCTGACCCGGCGCACCGGCCGGCCGACCGCCGTCGTCCGCTCGGCCGAGCGGCCGGTCCCGCTCCTCTTCTCGTACGCGATGACGCCGCTGCACGAGACCCTGGAGGAGCTGCTGGAGACCAAGCAGGCCCCGGTGTACGTCGTGCACTTCACCCAGGCCGCCGCGTTGGAACGCGCGCAGGCGCTGATGAGCGTAAACGTCTGCACCCGCGCCGAGAAGGACATGATCGCGGCGGCGATCGGGAACTTCCGGTTCACCTCCGGCTTCGGCAGGACCCTGTCCCGGCTGGTGCGGCACGGCATCGGGGTGCACCACGCGGGCATGCTGCCCAAGTACCGCCGCCTCGTCGAGACGCTCGCCCAGGCCGGCCTGCTCAAGGTCATCTGCGGGACGGACACCCTCGGTGTCGGCATCAACGTGCCGATCCGCACCGTGCTGTTCACCGGCCTGTCGAAGTACGACGGGGTACGGACCCGACTGCTCAAGGCCCGCGAGTTCCACCAGATCGCCGGTCGCGCCGGGCGGGCCGGCTTCGACACCCTCGGCCGGGTGGTCGTCCAGGCGCCCGAGCACGTCATCGAGAACGAGAAGGCCCTCGCCAAGGCGGGCGACGACCCGAAGAAGCGCCGCAAGGTGGTCAAGAAGAAGCCGCCGGAGGGCTCGATCGGCTGGGGCGAACCGACGTTCCAGCGCCTGGTCGAGGCCGAGCCCGAGCCGCTGACCTCCAGCTTCCAGGTCAGCCACTCGATGCTGCTCAACGTCATCGGCCGGCCCGGCGACGCGTTCGCGGCGATGCGGCACCTGCTCACCGACAACCACGAGGACCGGGCCGCCCAGCGGCGGCACATCCGCCGGGCCATCGCCATCTACCGGGCCCTGCGCGCCGGTGGCGTGGTCGAGGAACTGCCCGAGCCGGACGAGGCCGGGCGGCGGGTCCGGCTCACCGTCGACCTCCAGCTCGACTTCGCGCTCAACCAGCCCCTGTCGCCGCTCGCCCTCGCGGCCGTCGAGCTGCTCGACCGTGAGTCCCCGTCCTACGCGTTGGACGTCGTCAGCGTGATCGAGTCGATCCTCGACGACCCCCGCCAGGTGCTCTCCGCGCAGCAGTTCAAGGCCCGCGGCGAGGCGGTCGCCGCGATGAAGGCCGAGGGCATCGAGTACGAGGCCCGCCTCGAACTGCTCGACGAGGTGACCTGGCCCAAGCCGCTCGCCGAACTGCTGGAGGGCGCGTACGAGATGTACCGGCAGGGCCATCCCTGGGTCGCCGACCACCAGCTCTCCCCCAAGTCCGTCGTCCGGGACATGTACGAGCGGGCGATGACCTTCACCGAGTACGTCCAGTTCTACGGGCTGTCCCGCTCCGAGGGCCTGGTGCTGCGGTACCTCGCCGACGCGTACAAGGCGCTGCGGCAGACCGTTCCCGAGGACGCCCGGACCGAGGAGTTGGGTGACCTCATCGAGTGGCTGGGCGAGCTGGTCCGCCAGGTCGACTCCAGCCTCATCGACGAGTGGGAGCGGCTGCGCAACCCGTCCGACGTCGAGGAGGTCGCCGCGGCGCTGGACGACCGGCCGGCGGCGGTGACCCGCAACCTGCGGGCGTTCCGGGTGCTGGTGCGCAACGCCCTGTTCCGCCGGGTGGAGCTGGCCGCCCTGCGCCGGTGGGATCTCCTCGGGGAGCTCGACGCCGGGGACGGCTGGGACGCCGACGCGTGGGCGGACGCGCTGGAGCCGTACTTCGAGGCGTACGACTCGATCGGGGTCGGGCCGGACGCGCGCGGGCCGGCGCTGCTGATGATCGAGCAGGGCCGCTCGACGTGGACGGTGCGGCAGATCCTCGACGACCCCGAGGGTGACCACGACTGGGGCATCAGCGCCGAGGTGGACCTCGCGGCCTCCGACGAGGCGGGCGCCGCGGTCGTCCGGATCACCGCGGTGGGACAGCTCTAGATTTCGCGTACGCGGGCCGCCCGGGATGTCCGGGCGGCCCTTTTCGTTCCCTGGGCGATGTCACTCCCGTCGATTAGAATGTATGTACTAATCGAGCTGCTGACCTGGGAGGATGCTCGTGACCGCGCCCACCTCCGCCACCCCGCTCACCCCCTACGCCACGCTCCTCGGCTTCACCAGGTACGTCGACCGCACCGGCCCGACCAAGGCCACCTTCGTCGGTGGCCTGCGCAAGCAGCGGGCGAGCCGGTCCGGTTTCAACCCGCACGGCCAGTTCGTCAAGGCACTCAAGGCCGACATCGCCTTCCACACCGGGGGCACCCATCTCGAACAGGTGGCCGAGTCCGTCAAGCCCCGGTGGCGCCCCCTCTACCAGGCACTCGTGCCGGGAGCGACCGCCTGGCTGCACTCCCTGGGTGAGCCGAGGTCCGTCGACCTGGCGCAGACCCGGGACGCGCTCGCCCTCCTGGGCGACCTACCCGTCAAGATCAACCCGCACTTCGGCGTACGGCACTCCGACGGTCGCGCCGAGGCGGTCCGCCTGCACTTCGACGAGGCCCCGCCCAGCGACGACGCCGTGCTCGCCACGCTGCACCTGATGGCCCGCCACATGGACGCGGTGCTGCCGCACGCCGAGCCGGTCCTGGTCGACGTCCGCCGTGGAACGGCGCACCACATGCCGCCGACGGCGAAGCCGGACGAGATCGAACGCTGGCTGGCCGGCGAAGCCGCCGCCTTCCAGTCCCTCTGGACCACCGCCGCCTGACCCGACCGGGCAAGATCCGCGCAACTTCGGGGAAGATGCTGCCTCGGTCGTACACGAGGCAGCATCTCCGGTGACGTTGCGCGGATCTTGAGGCGGCGGGCGGCCGGTCAGGCAGCCAGGTACTTCGCCAGGTCGTCGATGATCTTGTTGGCGGCACCGACGCCGATGCCGGTCATCCAGATCTCGTCGGAGACGACGTGCGCCTTGCCGGCCTTGACCGCGGACAGGCCCTTCCAGAGGGCGCCGCCGGTCACCTTGGCCTGCTCCGCGGCGGCCTTCTCGCCGTACGCGGTCACGAAGATGACGTCACCGTCGACCTCCCCGATCCGCTCCGGGCTCACCCGGTCCATCCGCCGGTCCTCCTTGCCGGTGAGCTGCTGCCGCTCCGGACGACCGAGGCCGGTGTCGCCGATGACGATGCCGGAGAACGAGTCCGGCCCGTACACCCGGATCTCGGTCGGCATGAAGCGGACGATGGAGACCTTGCGGGTGGCGGCGTCGCCGAGCTTGGCGCCGAACTCCTTGGCCCGGGTCTCGTACGTCGTGAGCAGGTCACGAGCCTGCTGCTCCTTGCCGAGCGCCTTGCCGTCGAGGAGGAAGTTCTCCTTCCAGGTGATGCCGACCTTCTCGGTGAAGACGGTCGGCGCGATCGCGGCCAGCTCGTCGTAGAACTTCTCCTGGCGGAACTTGCTGCCGAGGATCAGGTCCGGCTTCAGGGCGGTGATCGCCTCCAGGTCGGGCTCGGTGAGCACCCCGACCTCCTTGATGCCGGCGAGCTTCTCCTCGCCGAAGTAGGTCGGCCAGCTCTTCGCCTGACCGGCGGTGGCGGCCCCGACCGGCGTGACGCCGAGCGACAGGGCAGTGTCGATCTTGTCGGTGTCGAGCACGACGACACGCTTGGGCTCGGCGGGCACCTTGGTGGTGCCCATCGCGTGGGTGATCTCCCGGGTCTCCGCGGTGGCGGTGCCGGCGACCGGGTCGCTCTCACCGCAGGCGGTGAGACCGACGCCGAGGGCGAGCGCCGCGGTGAGGGCGGCGGCGAGACGACGCATCAGTGTCCTTTCGAGGGGTACGAGCCGACGCGCGAGGTGGCCGCGTCGTCGGCGGAGGGGCGGGCTGCCGGGGCGGCGCCCGCCGCGGTGGGGTCGGCGGAGGTCGACCGGTCACCGGCACGAGCCGTGGTGATCGGTTCAGGTGCCGTGCCGGAGGCCGGCTCGGCGCCGGCGGACGGGGCGGCGCCGGCGTCCTGGCTGCTACCGGTGGCCGAGTCGGCGCCGGAACCGAAAGCCACGCCGGTGCCGTCAGCCGAGCCGGTGCCGGGAGCCAGGTCGGTGGTGCCGGGCAGCGGCGCCAGGGACGGGTTGCTGAGGCCCGGCACCACCAGCGGGGCGCCGGTCACCGGGCAGGGCACGACGACGCAGTCGAGGCCGAAGACGTCGCGGACCAGGTCGGCGGTGAGGATGTCCCGGGGCGGTCCGGCCGCGACGACGGCGCCCGAGCGCATGGCGATCAGGTGGTCGGCGTACCGGGCGGCCTGGTTGAGGTCGTGCAGCACGGCGACGACCGTCCGGCCCCCCTCGGCGCGTAGCCGGTGCAGCAGGTCCAGCACCTCGACCTGGTGCGCGAGGTCGAGGAAGGTGGTCGGCTCGTCGAGCAGCAGCGCCTCGGTGTCCTGGGCGAGCGTCATCGCGATCCAGACCCGCTGGCGCTGCCCGCCGGAGAGGGTGTCGACCGGCCGGTCGGCCAGACCGGCGATGTCGGCGAGGGCCATCGCCCGGTCCACCGCCTCCCGGTCCTCCGCGGACCACTGCCGCCACCACCGCTGGTACGGCTGCCGGCCCCGGCCCACCAGGTCGGCGACCGTCACCCCCTCGGGCACCAGCGGGCTCTGCGGCAGGACCCCGAGCCGGCGCGCGACCTCGCGGGTCGGCAGGTCCCGGATGGCGGCCCCGTCGAGCAGTACCGTTCCTCGGCGCGGCGTGAGCAGGCGGGCCATCGTGCGGAGCAGCGTCGACTTGCCGCAGGCGTTCGGTCCGACGATCACGGTGAAGGCGTCGCGGGGCAGGTCGAGGTCGAGCCCGTCCAGCACGGTCCGCTCGTCGTAGCCGGCGACCAGGTCGCGGGTGGAGAGCATCAGACCTCCTTCCGAGGGGCGGCGAGCGACTTTCCGGCATTCGTGACAGCAGTGACAGCCGGCACGTTCACGACGACCTCCGGCGGCCGCGCAGCAGCAGGAACATGAGGTACGGGCCGCCGATGGCGGCGGTCAGCACCCCGGCCGGCAACTGGGTGGGCGCGAACAGCCGCCGGCCGACCAGGTCGGCGAGCACCAGCAGCAGCGCGCCCAGCAGCGCGGCGCACACCAGCGGCGGGCGCTCGGCGCGGACCAGGCGGCGGGCCAGTTGCGGGGCGACCAGCGCGACGAAGTCGACGGCGCCGACCTGGGCGGTGACCATCGCGGCGACCAGCACGCCGGTGCCGGCCAGCCCGAGCCGCCGGGCCACCGGCCGCAGCCCGATGCCGCGGGCGGTGTCGTCGTCCAGGGCGCTGCTGTTGAGCGCCCACCCGGCCCAGGCCAGCACCGGCAGGAGCGCGACCAGCGTGGCGGTGATCCACACCGTCTCCGTCCAGCCCTTGCCGGCGAGGGTGCCGATCAGCCAGATCTGCGCCCGCAGCCCGTCGATCGGGTCGGCGGTGAGCAGGACCACCTCGGTGAGCGCCCGCAGCGCGAACGCCACCGCCACGCCGGCGAGCACGAAGCGCTGGGCGGCCAGCCCGTGCCGGGCGCCGAGCACCAGCAGCAGGCCGGCGGCGACCAGCCCGCCGACCAGGGCGCTCGGCGCCACCAGGACGGCGGCGGCGCCGCTGGTCAGGGCCACCGTGGCCGCGAGGCCGGCGCCCTGGGTGATGCCGATGACGTCCGGGCTCGCCAGCGGGTTGCGGGCCACGCTCTGGATCAGCGTGCCGGCCACCCCGAACGCCGCGCCGGCCACGGCCGCGAGCACCAGCCGGGGCAGCCGCAGGTCGAGGACCACCAGGTCGTACGGGGTGCCGGCGCCGGAGATCGCCCTGAGCACGTCCGGAGCGGCGACGAACGGGGTGCCGACGGAGAGGCTGACCACGGCGGCGGCGAGCAGCAGCACGACGAGCACGGCGGCGACGAGCACCGCCCGGCGGCGGATCTGCACGCTGACCGGCCCGGCCTTCAGGAGTGACCGCCCGGGCAGCGCGGTGGCGCTCACGCCGTCACCACCTTGGCGCGACGGACCATGATCGCCAGCAGCGGCGCGCCGATCAGCGCGGTGACGATGCCGGCCGGGACCTCGCCCGGCGGGTCGACGAGCCGGCCGACCACGTCGGCGCCGAGCAGCAACGCCGGCCCGAGGAGGGCCGAGAGCGCGAGCGTCCAGCGGTGGTCCGCGCCGACCAGGGCCCGGGCCAGGTGCGGGACGGCGAGGCCGACGAACGCGATCGGCCCGGCGGCGGCGACCGCTGCACCGGTCAGCAGCACGGCGGCCGCGCCGCCGCCCAGGCGCACCAGTTCGATCCGGTGCCCGAGCCCCCGCGCCACGTCGTCACCGAGGGCGAGGGCGTCCAGGCCCCGGGCGACCAGGGCGGCCAGCACCAGGCCGGCGAGGACGAACGGAAGCACCTGCGCCGCGACGGACAGGTCCCGACCGGTGAGCCCGCCGACGACCCAGAACCGGTAGTCCTCGAAGGTGCGCGCGTCGATGCTGAGCAGCGCGTACACGATCGAGGCCAGGCTCGCGTCGAGGGCCGCGCCGACCAGCGCGAGGGTGACCGGGCTGGCGCCCTCGCGGGCGCGTGCGGCGACGGCGAAGACCAGCACACCGGCGCCGAGCGCGCCGGTGATGCCGAACCAGACGTACCCGGCGAGGGTGGACACCCCGAACACGGAGATGGCGAGCACGACGCCGAACGAGGCGCCGGCGCTGATGCCGAGGATCCGAGGCTCGGCCAGGGGGTTGCGGGTCAGCGCCTGGAGCAGCACCCCGGCCACGGCGAGCGCCGCCCCGACGGCGAGGCCGAGCGCCGTGCGCGGCATCCGGAGGTCCCGGACGATCGTGGTGGCCTCCCCGGCGTCCGGGGCGACCAGTGCGTGCCACACCTGGTCGACGCTGAGCGGGCG
This region includes:
- a CDS encoding proteasome assembly chaperone family protein, producing the protein MLDPHELYELADDLPDLGQPVLIQALSGFVDAGNATRLAREQLLTSLDARPIARFDLDQLFDYRSRRPVMTFVEDHWESYDAPALELHLLHDDDETPFLLLTGPEPDLQWERFVAAVAGLAARLDVRLTVGLNAIPMAVPHTRPTGVTAHATRRNLIAGYEPWLQRVQVPGSVGHLLEYRLGEQGRDALGFAAHVPHYVAQTEYPAAAEVLLASVSRSTGLLLPRDGLRAAAEVVRVEIDRQVAQTEDAAALVRALEEQYDAFARGRGEKNLLAPEPGSLPTADELGAELERFLAEQSRPNDGPGS
- a CDS encoding exodeoxyribonuclease III yields the protein MRLATWNVNSVKARLPRLLDWLAGTKPDVVCLQETKCPDGAFPVAEVGDLGYTAASHSDGRWNGVAILSRVGLADVTVGFPGEPGFPDPEARALSATCDGLRVWSVYVPNGRTPEDPHYAYKLAWLAALRDALEVELTGALPVAVCGDYNVAPTDADVWDPALFTHSTHVTPAERAALAALRDLGLSDVVPTPMKGPHPFTYWDYRAGMFHQNKGMRIDLVYASAPFARAVRSAYVDREARKGKGPSDHAPIVVDADLVPAVESF
- a CDS encoding antibiotic biosynthesis monooxygenase, with translation MAVVKINAIDVPPGAGEELEKRFAARAGAVENSPGFLGFELLRPVAGENRYFVYTRWESEEAYQAWAAGPSRAAHATPPGEQPRKPVASGATLLEFEVVQSVPPRA
- a CDS encoding class F sortase — protein: MASSSASRPAARTGRRSPWSVPLAVVLVLVGVFATGAGLGRTVGPLDWATTANADRPARGERGGLGASRPVRLAVPAIEVSAPVEPVGQARDGSIAVPPLERAEETGWYDRGPTPGEPGWAVIVGHVDTKRGPSVFHDLHKLRAGDTIEVTRADDSVVLFRVDSVEHFPKDQLPAERVYNDEGTPGLRLITCGGDWVGGRTGYADNVIAFATLVSSRTP
- the trmB gene encoding tRNA (guanosine(46)-N7)-methyltransferase TrmB; amino-acid sequence: MTATDFPATAAARSVRTFHPRRGRMTARQTAALERLWPVHGLAVPDVPGTPVDPAHLFPRRAPLVLEIGSGMGDTTAAMAAADPDRDYLAVEVHTPGIANLLDLVERHGLGNVRVARGDALDLVSGLPDASLDAVHVFFPDPWPKSRHHKRRIIQPAHVALLRSRLVAGGTLHCATDWAEYAEAMRETLDADPGLANTHDGFAPRPAHRPVTKFERRALTAGRPIADLIYRRR
- a CDS encoding RNA helicase, with amino-acid sequence MTLTAALPASADPDTLYDAFAGWAKERGLDLYPHQEEAVIEIVSGANVIMNTPTGSGKSLVAIAAHFAALADDRTTFYTAPIKALVSEKFFALCEVFGADNVGMLTGDASVNPDAPVICCTAEILANLALREGTRADVGQVIMDEFHFYSEPDRGWAWQVPLIELPQAQFVLMSATLGDTTRFVDDLTRRTGRPTAVVRSAERPVPLLFSYAMTPLHETLEELLETKQAPVYVVHFTQAAALERAQALMSVNVCTRAEKDMIAAAIGNFRFTSGFGRTLSRLVRHGIGVHHAGMLPKYRRLVETLAQAGLLKVICGTDTLGVGINVPIRTVLFTGLSKYDGVRTRLLKAREFHQIAGRAGRAGFDTLGRVVVQAPEHVIENEKALAKAGDDPKKRRKVVKKKPPEGSIGWGEPTFQRLVEAEPEPLTSSFQVSHSMLLNVIGRPGDAFAAMRHLLTDNHEDRAAQRRHIRRAIAIYRALRAGGVVEELPEPDEAGRRVRLTVDLQLDFALNQPLSPLALAAVELLDRESPSYALDVVSVIESILDDPRQVLSAQQFKARGEAVAAMKAEGIEYEARLELLDEVTWPKPLAELLEGAYEMYRQGHPWVADHQLSPKSVVRDMYERAMTFTEYVQFYGLSRSEGLVLRYLADAYKALRQTVPEDARTEELGDLIEWLGELVRQVDSSLIDEWERLRNPSDVEEVAAALDDRPAAVTRNLRAFRVLVRNALFRRVELAALRRWDLLGELDAGDGWDADAWADALEPYFEAYDSIGVGPDARGPALLMIEQGRSTWTVRQILDDPEGDHDWGISAEVDLAASDEAGAAVVRITAVGQL
- a CDS encoding ABC transporter substrate-binding protein, which translates into the protein MRRLAAALTAALALGVGLTACGESDPVAGTATAETREITHAMGTTKVPAEPKRVVVLDTDKIDTALSLGVTPVGAATAGQAKSWPTYFGEEKLAGIKEVGVLTEPDLEAITALKPDLILGSKFRQEKFYDELAAIAPTVFTEKVGITWKENFLLDGKALGKEQQARDLLTTYETRAKEFGAKLGDAATRKVSIVRFMPTEIRVYGPDSFSGIVIGDTGLGRPERQQLTGKEDRRMDRVSPERIGEVDGDVIFVTAYGEKAAAEQAKVTGGALWKGLSAVKAGKAHVVSDEIWMTGIGVGAANKIIDDLAKYLAA
- a CDS encoding iron chelate uptake ABC transporter family permease subunit → MSATALPGRSLLKAGPVSVQIRRRAVLVAAVLVVLLLAAAVVSLSVGTPFVAAPDVLRAISGAGTPYDLVVLDLRLPRLVLAAVAGAAFGVAGTLIQSVARNPLASPDVIGITQGAGLAATVALTSGAAAVLVAPSALVGGLVAAGLLLVLGARHGLAAQRFVLAGVAVAFALRALTEVVLLTADPIDGLRAQIWLIGTLAGKGWTETVWITATLVALLPVLAWAGWALNSSALDDDTARGIGLRPVARRLGLAGTGVLVAAMVTAQVGAVDFVALVAPQLARRLVRAERPPLVCAALLGALLLVLADLVGRRLFAPTQLPAGVLTAAIGGPYLMFLLLRGRRRSS